In Bradysia coprophila strain Holo2 unplaced genomic scaffold, BU_Bcop_v1 contig_358, whole genome shotgun sequence, one DNA window encodes the following:
- the LOC119081401 gene encoding putative mediator of RNA polymerase II transcription subunit 26 — MKAMASKSAISILLLMTTTVMCERWARQIPANGFTGSAANDWIPVPCPTCKSNDRQQGGRVLNFAHTAQASNQQQQFIQNVIPHQKHWQHPKIGFNEEPMRLVSQGFLVPPQPNQQQFGFVNQYPQFAYQHENQQQYLQRVPIPQVNNLQFEYIQQPQQQQQQQQQQNIPQPLAEALIMQKPQVFDKNELQSHINQLPQQQQQQQPEEVQLLYVPLDTLYQQKQQQGNEASRHNLIPPNVNPHQINNFYTASPAVSPTPVSNSIPSYRPTESPSSYERTKIKSNQPPLSMFMKNKVRNSEISIGEVLSALKNAKNIDVLDSASKKSPKVFVGPSGLKTPEGYTKFELPYLSSIEQDRPNRQINNLPFFVAPLSYHAPDGFAKIPLPSPHVGSVVVNSPDNAVESAINSEAGFSQRHPSFYQPTDFQTQQFYEQNFNFFNPTTASFLTIPTTTTTTTTTTTPRPTTAVPTSRSTTQRQTTPRPIQRHTTRKPNLGFRFGSNVFPSTSEQYQSAYEQTENPTQSFDNQYYPAPVSSTTERNFEYYNRDQDLYNRPSISSSTQNPFDFFNKNNNFNSNAPRMPSTIDPTFESKNRGQPIDSSRTKEYEFPKYSNLDAYKTFKPIPTAHVTNEEYFNIDNKDSTNSFSTNQRPEQYNENTSQTPFVPSNSQNENVNFRGKYTFNETPSISKENKVEETYQSQTVKPIEYSTKAQEILKMKSHFLEQNSQHTRPNLPSSEPVTQRTFSYTPVTISYENLLKPLSSTANYDFFSNIKNSEDSSSDAKPPKISYFTPTPNYDEVRPEKPKEEEQVKYFKYSIIEQKSNAPESSSPLTKDIDEATEEPVSVGSPSIGNTYWESNNRHYNGPSTLRPVQSLPGLINGLMDETSEKTLPSTTETVNIPRRTPTRRRRPDTTHSPSTSTTENSARRTTFRGRRPIHYANRTTTVRTTVARNTSRVRYNPTPEERQQLRSQSPIKKESENLDYQRDVLKQNYPIISRNPSTDAPTIEKLSSSYALEPESQKTNSDVEYTVVNEREDVITREDDTTAVPITTLRPTLTDNNPRPNFRQTVRKTQRFGTTTTASPSSAATQAPERLSRDRYTVRPRTRYELTTQPTRTTKKRTDLRQRRPTTTRPSASSTVSAKDESNNDSYQQISRFNTDFYQESTPSTVNHRGGSQQKNHRYSGSHFGLKSEETRWSVKSNQSSFQPIDPEADIEEDTFVENEPMIVTAQSYSDQDFESFNIPVKQSFDFASAPTTQGDTIGDTVSSTQESVMETLFEDLVNEIVTDSKKNEILPEETDNSALSSNRKTNLAESNVEKKGQRRGVWKRIRVRPLDGFETAESQNYGQQYINHIPNVDLKEEKIKQFDFGITSTMEAITNKAEIETTTASPTELEQHTEPSAVLENDSTSTSTTTESEIISTTEVATEAPVEITTTFVPEDQSNILTTVRSIIDAKIEETTTQHDHDRNDAQVTEGITDAPLYEDYDTERIFTETQNESREEDQEPQSSIFSEVKQKLTDLFTIDNDYDYQENNLPLKMQQYTTIERNKSLNQIPTDEADKKSVKTVEAVTEASSLFHKNLMDSVIYATSTSTEVSHETEICYRGRCIKTDKKLKT; from the exons atGAAAGCAATGGCTTCTAAAAGTGCCATATCAATACTGCTATTGATGACAACAACAGTTATGTGTGAACGATGGGCTAGACAAATACCTGCTAACGGTTTCACGGGCTCAGCAGCCAATGACTGGATACCCGTACCATGTCCAACATGTAAATCAAACGACAGGCAACAAGGTGGTCGTGTATTAAATTTTGCGCATACTGCTCAAGCCTCCAATCAGCAACAACAGTTTATACAAAACGTTATACCGCATCAAAAGCACTGGCAACATCCAAAAATAGGATTTAACGAAGAACCGATGAGGCTGGTTAGCCAAGGTTTCCTAGTTCCGCCACAACCGAATCAGCAACAATTTGGATTTGTTAATCAATATCCACAATTTGCTTATCAACACGAAAATCAACAGCAATATCTACAACGTGTTCCGATTCCTCAAGTGAACAAtcttcaatttgaatacattcagcaaccacaacaacaacagcaacaacaacaacaacaaaatattcctcAACCATTGGCTGAAGCTTTAATTATGCAAAAACCTCAAGTCTTCGATAAAAATGAACTACAATCCCATATAAACCAGTTGCcgcaacaacagcaacagcaacaaccGGAGGAGGTTCAACTATTGTATGTTCCATTGGACACCTTATATCAACAGAAGCAACAACAAGGAAATGAAGCCAGCAGACATAATTTAATTCCACCGAATGTCAATCCTCACCAGATTAACAACTTCTACACTGCCAGTCCAGCTGTATCTCCGACGCCAGTCAGTAATTCTATTCCTTCGTATCGTCCAACCGAATCGCCGTCATCGTACGAAAGAACGAAAATTAAGTCTAATCAGCCACCACTATCGATGTTCATGAAGAATAAAGTCAGGAATTCGGAAATTTCTATCGGAGAAGTTTTAAGCGCTTTGAAAAACGCAAAAAATATCGATGTTTTGGACTCAGCCAGCAAGAAATCTCCAAAAGTATTTGTGGGTCCATCAGGATTGAAAACACCTGAAGGGTATACGAAATTCGAATTGCCATATCTATCGTCCATAGAGCAGGACCGTCCAAATCGGCAAATCAACAACCTACCATTTTTCGTTGCACCACTCAGTTATCACGCCCCAGATGGATTCGCTAAAATACCTCTTCCATCTCCACATGTAGGCTCGGTGGTTGTTAATTCACCAGATAATGCTGTTGAATCGGCTATTAACTCAGAGGCAGGATTTTCACAGAGACATCCAAGTTTCTATCAgccaacggatttccaaactCAACAGTTTTACgagcaaaattttaatttctttaatcCAACCACAGCATCTTTTCTTACTATACCCACCactacaacaacaacgacaacaacaacaaccccCCGACCAACAACAGCAGTTCCAACTTCACGATCAACAACACAACGACAAACCACACCTCGTCCAATCCAGAGACACACAACCAGAAAACCGAATCTTGGTTTCAGGTTCGGTAGCAATGTATTCCCGTCAACTTCGGAACAGTACCAATCTGCCTATGAGCAAACTGAAAATCCAACTCAGTCATTTGATAATCAATATTATCCAGCACCTGTGTCTTCAACAACTGAAAGGAACTTTGAATATTACAACAGAGATCAGGACCTTTACAACCGACCATCCATTTCATCAAGTACGCAAAATCCGTTCgactttttcaacaaaaacaataatttcaattccaACGCTCCTCGTATGCCATCAACTATTGACCCAACGTTTGAAAGTAAAAACCGAGGACAGCCGATCGATAGTTCTAGAACAAAGGAATACGAGTTTCCTAAATATAGCAACCTAGATGCGTACAAAACATTCAAGCCAATTCCTACAGCACATGTTACAAATGAAGAATATTTCAATATTGACAATAAAGATTCTACGAACAGTTTCTCGACAAACCAACGTCCCGAacaatacaacgaaaacactTCACAGACTCCCTTCGTACCATCAAACTCACAGAATGAAAACGTTAACTTTAGGGGCAAATATACGTTCAATGAAACTCCATCCATTTCAAAGGAAAACAAAGTTGAAGAAACTTATCAATCGCAGACAGTAAAACCAATTGAATATTCTACCAAGGCTcaagaaatattgaaaatgaaatcgcATTTCCTTGAGCAGAATTCGCAGCATACAAGACCGAACTTACCATCGAGCGAACCTGTAACTCAACGTACTTTCTCCTACACGCCAGTTACAATCTCATACGAAAACTTGCTGAAGCCCCTCTCGTCAACAGCTAACTATGACTTTTTCagcaatataaaaaattccgaaGATTCTTCTTCTGATGCAAAACCACCAAAAATATCATATTTCACACCAACGCCAAATTATGATGAAGTCCGACCGGAAAAACCGAAAGAGGAAGAGCAAGTGAAAtactttaaatattcaataatTGAGCAAAAAAGTAATGCTCCTGAAAGTAGCTCACCATTAACTAAAGATATTGACGAAGCTACTGAAGAACCGGTTTCAGTTGGCAGTCCTTCAATTGGCAACACATATTGGGAATCAAATAATCGTCATTACAATGGACCATCAACTCTTCGTCCAGTACAAAGTCTGCCAGGGTTAATAAATGGTTTGATGGATGAAACATCAGAAAAGACATTGCCATCCACAACTGAAACCGTCAATATACCACGACGTACACCAACTCGGCGAAGGAGGCCCGACACAACCCATTCTCCGAGTACAAGTACGACAGAAAATTCAGCCAGACGAACTACATTCCGCGGTAGAAGACCGATCCATTATGCAAACAGAACGACAACAGTTAGAACAACCGTTGCCAGAAATACTAGCAGAGTGAGATATAATCCAACTCCGGAAGAAAGGCAGCAATTGCGAAGTCAAAGCCCAATTAAAAAAGAATCTGAAAATTTAGACTACCAACGGGATGTTTTGAAGCAGAATTACCCTATCATCAGTAGAAATCCGTCAACTGACGCACCAACAATAGAAAAGCTTTCATCTTCATATGCCCTGGAACCAGAAAGCCAAAAAACCAATTCTGACGTTGAATACACAGTTGTAAATGAGCGTGAAGACGTTATTACCAGAGAAGACGACACAACTGCTGTACCAATAACAACATTAAGGCCAACTCTAACGGATAACAACCCAAGACCAAATTTTAGACAAACAGTTCGAAAAACTCAAAGATTTGGCACAACAACTACAGCCTCTCCTTCTTCTGCTGCCACTCAAGCACCTGAGCGCCTATCCAGAGACAGATACACC GTTCGACCCCGAACTCGCTATGAGTTGACAACCCAGCCGACTCGAACCACGAAGAAAAGAACTGATCTGAGACAACGAAGACCGACTACGACACGACCTTCCGCTTCGTCAACAGTTTCTGCAAAGGACGAGTCAAACAACGATAGTTACCAACAAATTAGTCGCTTCAACACCGACTTTTATCAGGAATCAACGCCGTCTACAGTAAATCATAGGGGAGGAAGTCAACag AAAAATCATCGTTACTCGGGTTCGCACTTCGGTCTGAAATCAGAAGAAACTAGATGGTCCGTAAAGTCCAATCAAAGTTCATTCCAACCGATCGATCCCGAAGCTGATATTGAAGAAGATACATTCGTGGAAAACGAACCGATGATAGTAACGGCACAATCGTACAGTGATCAG GACTTCGAATCGTTTAACATACCCGTTAaacaaagttttgattttgcaTCGGCTCCAACCACCCAAGGGGACACAATCGGAGACACTGTATCCTCGACTCAAGAAAG TGTGATGGAAACATTATTTGAGGACCTAGTCAATGAAATAGTCACAGATAGcaagaaaaacgaaatcttaCCGGAAGAAACCGACAATTCAGCGTTGTCCAGCAACCGGAAGACAAACTTGGCAGAATCAAATGTAGAGAAAAAGGGTCAACGACGTGGAGTATGGAAACGAATTCGAGTCAGACCACTTGACGGATTTGAAACAGCTGAGTCGCAAAATTACGGACAGCAATACATCAACCACATTCCAAATGTAGATTTgaaggaagaaaaaatcaaacaatttgATTTCGGCATCACGTCTACAATGGAAGCAATAACCAACAAGGCTGAAATCGAAACAACAACAGCTTCGCCAACAGAATTAGAACAACATACTGAACCTTCAGCTGTGTTGGAAAATGATAGCACATCTACCAGTACAACAACTGAATCGGAAATTATTTCAACGACCGAAGTGGCCACAGAAGCCCCAGTAGAGATTACAACTACCTTTGTACCCGAGGATCAAAGCAATATCTTGACAACTGTTCGATCCATTATTGATGCTAAAATCGAAGAAACAACAACCCAACATGATCATGACCGAAATGATGCACAGGTAACAGAAGGCATCACTGATGCCCCATTATATGAGGACTATGATACGGAACGTATTTTTACtgaaacacaaaatgaaagCCGGGAAGAGGATCAAGAGCCACAATCAAGCATATTCTCAGAAGTCAAGCAGAAGCTGACCGATCTGTTTACCATCGACAACGATTACGATTATCAGGAAAATAATTTACCACTGAAAATGCAACAGTACACAACGATCGAGAGAAACAAGTCGTTGAATCAAATACCAACTGATGAAGCCGAtaaaaaatcagtaaaaacaGTTGAGGCTGTAACGGAGGCATCGTCATTATTCCATAAAAATCTTATGGATTCTGTAATTTATGCTACGTCGACATCGACCGAAGTGTCTCATGAAACAGAAATATGTTATAGAGGCCGGTGCATAAAAACGGACAAAAAACTTAAAACCTGA
- the LOC119081482 gene encoding ubiquitin-conjugating enzyme E2 R2, which translates to MSSSAVRALTLEYKSLQEEPVEGFRVKLCNDDNLFEWEVAIFGPPDTLYQGGYFKAVMKFPADYPYSPPSIRFMTKVWHPNVYENGDLCISILHPPVDDPQSGERIEERWNPTQNVRTILLSVISLLNEPNTYSPANVDASVMYRKWRDSHGKDNEYPNIIRKQALAGKLDAEKEGIVVPLTLEDYCIKPKSKPSNQEMALDLTDFYDEDYDLDTDDENQDSGDSDYANGDDSGNGET; encoded by the exons ATGTCGAGCTCAGCTGTTAGAGCCTTGACTCTTGAATACAAAAGCTTGCAGGAAGAACCTGTCGAAG GGTTTCGCGTCAAACTGTGTAACGATGACAATCTTTTCGAATGGGAAGTCGCTATTTTCGGACCACCAGACACGCTGTACCAGGGTGGATATTTTAAG gCTGTAATGAAATTTCCAGCAGATTACCCATACTCGCCACCGTCAATTAGATTTATGACTAAAGTATGGCATCCAAACGTATACGAG AATGGTGATCTCTGCATTTCTATTTTGCATCCACCAGTTGATGATCCTCAATCAG gTGAACGTATTGAAGAAAGGTGGAATCCTACTCAAAATGTGCGGACAATTTTGTTATCAGTAATCTCACTGCTCAACGAACCAAACACATATTCTCCGGCGAATGTAGATGCATCGGTTATGTACAGAAAATGGCGTGATTCGCATGGAAAGGACAATGAATATCCAAACATCATTCG taAACAAGCGTTAGCCGGAAAATTGGACGCCGAAAAGGAAGGAATCGTTGTTCCGCTGACACTAGAAGATTATTGTATAAAGCCTAAAAGTAAGCCGAGTAATCAGGAAATGGCG CTCGATTTGACCGATTTCTATGACGAAGACTACGACTTAGATACTGATGATGAAAATCAAGATTCTGGCGACTCCGATTATGCCAACGGCGATGACAGTGGAAATGGAGAAACATAA